The Erythrobacter sp. HL-111 DNA segment AGGGCCAAGGCCCAGGCCGACGAACAGGGCGGCAAGGTCGCGCTGGTCTATCTCGAAAGCCCCGGCAATCCGACCAATGCGCTGGTCGACATCGAGGCGGTGAAGGCCGCGCGCGATGCCGTGCTCGACGCAGGCGAGACCCCGATCGCGATCGACAACACCTTTCTCGGCCCACTGTGGCAGCGACCGCTCGATCACGGCGCGGACATCGTCGCCTATTCGCTGACCAAGTATGTCGGCGGCCATTCGGATCTCGTCGCGGGCTCCATAGCGGGCGCGAAGAAATGGATGGACCCGGTGCGCGCATTGAGGAACACGATGGGCGGGATCGTCGATCCGAACACGGCCTGGATGCTCCTGCGCAGCCTCGAGACGGTCGAACTGAGGATGCAGCGCGCGGGCGAGAACGCGGCCAAGGTCTGCGCCTTCCTGAAAAGCCATCCCAAGGTCGCCGGGCTCGGCTATCTCGGCATGATCGAGGACGCGCGCCAGCAGGACATCTATGATCGCCACTGCCTCGGGGCGGGATCGACCTTCTCGCTCTTCCTCGAAGGGGGCGAGGAGGAATGCTTCCGTTTCCTCGACAACCTCACAATCGCCAAGCTCGCGGTGAGCCTCGGCGGGACCGAGACGCTCGCCAGCCATCCCGCCTCGATGACGCACCTGTCGGTCCCGCACGGGCGGCGCCAGCAGCTCGGCATCACCGACAGCCTCGTGCGGATCAGCGTGGGGATCGAGGACGCGGACGATCTCATCGCCGATTTCGCACAGGCGCTCGACCATGTCTGACCCGAGAAAGCCGGTCTTCCTCGTGATCGGGGCGGGCGCAGGGATCGGCGGAAAGGCGGCGAGGCGCTTCGCCGAAGGCGGGTATCACGCGGTGCTCGCCCGCCGTTCGGACGAGGAAGGGCTCGCCCGGCTCGTCGGCGCGATCGA contains these protein-coding regions:
- a CDS encoding cystathionine gamma-synthase family protein, with protein sequence MTDAIDAADTPLPRRKPKPEKTTIAGRELKPSTLMMGLGYDPALSEGSLKAPIFLTSTFAFESAAAGKRHFEGITGLREGGAEGLVYSRFNGPNQEILEDRLAVWDGAEDALTFSSGMTAICILMMAYANQNDVVVHSGPLYAASEGFVAKVLSRFGVTYVDFPAGASREQLDDVMARAKAQADEQGGKVALVYLESPGNPTNALVDIEAVKAARDAVLDAGETPIAIDNTFLGPLWQRPLDHGADIVAYSLTKYVGGHSDLVAGSIAGAKKWMDPVRALRNTMGGIVDPNTAWMLLRSLETVELRMQRAGENAAKVCAFLKSHPKVAGLGYLGMIEDARQQDIYDRHCLGAGSTFSLFLEGGEEECFRFLDNLTIAKLAVSLGGTETLASHPASMTHLSVPHGRRQQLGITDSLVRISVGIEDADDLIADFAQALDHV